One genomic region from Sulfurimonas sp. encodes:
- a CDS encoding aminotransferase class I/II-fold pyridoxal phosphate-dependent enzyme, with amino-acid sequence MNYYENEIKALKKSRRFRTREVVDNDILDFASNDYLGLSHNKELHKQTCEALSNEPFHSSKASLLVNGYHQIHKDFEDALCEANGFKSGVILGSGFNANIALIEALVRSGDELFMDELYHASGVLASRLNGIKVQFFKHNDMQDLTQMLESSDASRKIVAVEGIYSMDGDLVEIEVFEICDSADAILIVDEAHSSGVVGDSLMGVFDLYNIEIKPNHIKMGTLGKAYGSFGAFILASKHIIEYLINRGKPIIYATSLSLYDTLLAHNALKYILKNKEIIKDEIRLRQMIVLQELGVKVDGLIVPIMIGDNEKVIEIKDEMLKSGYAIGGIRQPTVKSAIVRLIARLGQSEVELIALCKELTKIIK; translated from the coding sequence ATGAACTACTATGAAAATGAGATAAAAGCACTAAAAAAATCAAGAAGATTTCGTACAAGAGAAGTAGTTGACAATGATATTTTAGATTTTGCATCTAATGACTACCTAGGACTTTCGCATAATAAAGAACTTCATAAACAAACTTGTGAGGCATTATCTAATGAGCCTTTTCACAGTTCAAAAGCCTCTCTTTTAGTAAATGGTTATCATCAAATTCATAAAGATTTTGAAGATGCTCTTTGTGAGGCAAATGGTTTTAAGAGCGGAGTGATTTTAGGGAGTGGATTTAATGCAAATATAGCACTTATTGAGGCTCTTGTAAGAAGTGGCGATGAACTTTTTATGGACGAGTTATATCATGCATCTGGAGTATTGGCATCTAGACTAAATGGCATAAAAGTTCAGTTTTTTAAGCATAACGATATGCAAGATTTAACTCAGATGCTAGAGTCTTCAGATGCTTCGAGGAAAATAGTAGCAGTTGAGGGCATCTACTCAATGGATGGAGATTTAGTAGAGATAGAAGTTTTTGAAATTTGTGATAGTGCAGATGCTATACTCATAGTTGATGAAGCACATAGTAGTGGAGTTGTTGGAGATAGCTTGATGGGAGTTTTTGACCTATATAACATTGAGATAAAACCTAACCATATAAAAATGGGAACTCTTGGAAAAGCTTATGGAAGTTTTGGTGCGTTTATCTTAGCATCTAAGCATATAATAGAGTATCTTATAAACCGTGGGAAACCTATCATCTATGCAACTTCACTTTCTCTTTATGACACTCTACTCGCTCATAATGCTTTAAAATATATACTAAAAAATAAAGAAATTATAAAAGATGAAATCAGACTAAGACAGATGATAGTTTTACAAGAACTAGGTGTTAAAGTTGATGGTTTAATCGTTCCAATAATGATAGGTGACAATGAAAAAGTGATAGAGATAAAAGATGAAATGCTAAAGAGTGGCTATGCAATAGGTGGCATTCGTCAGCCAACAGTAAAGAGTGCAATAGTTAGACTAATCGCAAGACTTGGTCAGAGTGAAGTAGAGCTAATAGCTCTATGTAAAGAACTGACTAAAATAATCAAATAA
- the maf gene encoding septum formation inhibitor Maf yields the protein MIRLASSSYTRAMLLKKAGIEFLQESKEFDEDSIIASSPKNFVYQATLGKYEVNIEAFGIEDYPLLVADTVVTADNKILRKANSLESAREILMTQSGSITSIVTCMIYHSKHKKIIDISQTDYLFSEFDKDDLEKYLRNGEWRGKAGACMVEGFCKSYIKEVRGYESTAMGLNVELLKAFL from the coding sequence ATGATACGACTTGCCTCTTCCTCATACACTCGTGCGATGCTTTTAAAAAAAGCCGGTATTGAGTTTTTACAAGAATCAAAAGAATTTGATGAAGATTCCATCATCGCATCTAGCCCTAAAAACTTTGTATATCAAGCAACTTTAGGAAAATATGAAGTAAATATAGAAGCTTTTGGAATTGAGGATTATCCTCTTTTAGTGGCAGATACAGTTGTAACTGCAGATAATAAAATACTTAGAAAAGCTAACTCACTTGAAAGTGCAAGAGAGATTTTGATGACTCAAAGCGGAAGTATTACTAGCATCGTAACTTGCATGATTTACCACTCAAAACATAAAAAAATTATAGATATTTCACAAACTGATTATCTTTTTAGTGAGTTTGATAAAGATGATTTAGAGAAGTATTTACGAAATGGAGAGTGGAGAGGAAAAGCTGGTGCTTGTATGGTTGAAGGTTTTTGTAAATCATACATAAAAGAAGTACGAGGCTATGAGAGTACGGCGATGGGATTAAATGTTGAACTACTAAAGGCATTTTTATGA
- the alaS gene encoding alanine--tRNA ligase, with translation MDIREEYLKYFESKNHERVASAPLVPEDATLLFNNAGMVPFKSIFTGEVPRPTNPRASSCQTCLRAGGKHNDLENVGHTARHHTFFEMLGNFSFGDYFKEEAIDYAWEFLTEVIKLPVDKLWVTVHESDDEAEKLWKKHVPADKILRLGDADNFWSMGDTGACGPCSEIFYDQGEEHFNGKEDYLGGEGDRFLEIWNLVFMQYDKSSDGSMTPLPKPSIDTGMGLERVVAIKEGKRSNYDSSLFMPIINKVQTLIGKEYKYATGASYRVIADHIRTALFLLAQGINFSNEGRGYVLRRILRRAVRHGYLLGFREAFMYKLVDSVVEIMGGEYDYLITKANVVKEQIQLEEARFFKTIESGIELFEEELKNTKDKVNVEDRESTLGYIFSGEVAFKLYDTFGFPLDLTEDMLKGKNLDLDSAKFEELMLEQRTRAKAAWKGSGDSQAHGDFKELLEKFAENTFVGYEFLAHSGEVLALLDAQFKHADILQVGESGWVLLDTTPFYAESGGQMGDSGELEGFAKVEDTRKFFGLNLSQITLSKTLKVGDVVEATVDISRTEIIKHHSATHLLHAILYDVLGEHISQAGSLVEDKRLRFDFSHPKALTHEELVEIETRVNRDVLRAIPAKTEVMCIEDAKKSGAKAQFGEKYGDEVRVVSFSDASVEFCGGVHVDNSANIGSFIITKESGVSAGVRRIEAVVGHAAYEHFCEQRVMIKRVEAEVKNLDIMAGISRLKSNIIELKTELKESLESVKVEITSNEVNGVAVVVEELPSGDIKEKIDELKNQNEKLCAMLFQVKGDKVLIAAGVKGADAKAGDWIKKIAPILGGGGGGRPDFAQAGGKDKTKLPDAKTQALAYITEVLS, from the coding sequence ATGGACATTAGAGAAGAGTATTTAAAATATTTTGAGTCAAAAAATCATGAACGAGTAGCATCTGCACCTTTAGTGCCAGAAGATGCAACACTTTTGTTTAACAATGCAGGAATGGTACCTTTTAAGTCGATTTTTACAGGTGAAGTTCCACGACCTACAAACCCAAGAGCATCGTCATGTCAAACATGTTTAAGAGCGGGTGGAAAGCATAATGACTTGGAAAATGTTGGGCATACTGCTAGGCATCATACATTTTTTGAGATGCTAGGAAACTTTAGCTTTGGAGATTACTTTAAAGAAGAAGCGATTGACTATGCTTGGGAATTTTTGACTGAGGTTATTAAACTTCCTGTTGATAAGCTTTGGGTAACAGTTCATGAGAGTGATGATGAAGCTGAAAAACTTTGGAAAAAACATGTTCCAGCAGATAAGATTTTAAGACTAGGAGATGCAGATAACTTTTGGTCTATGGGAGATACAGGAGCGTGTGGACCATGTTCTGAGATTTTTTATGATCAAGGTGAAGAACACTTTAATGGCAAAGAAGATTATCTTGGTGGAGAAGGCGATAGATTTTTAGAGATTTGGAATCTTGTTTTTATGCAGTATGATAAATCATCAGATGGCTCAATGACTCCACTTCCAAAACCTTCTATTGACACCGGTATGGGACTTGAAAGAGTTGTTGCCATAAAAGAAGGTAAGCGTTCTAACTATGACTCATCACTTTTTATGCCAATCATAAACAAGGTACAAACTCTTATAGGTAAAGAGTATAAGTACGCAACAGGAGCTTCATATAGAGTTATCGCTGACCATATTAGAACGGCACTTTTTCTTTTAGCTCAAGGAATAAACTTCTCAAATGAAGGTCGTGGTTATGTGCTTCGTCGCATCTTGCGTCGTGCTGTAAGACATGGTTATCTTCTTGGATTTAGAGAAGCTTTTATGTACAAACTTGTTGATAGTGTTGTAGAGATTATGGGTGGAGAGTATGACTACCTAATCACAAAAGCAAATGTAGTAAAAGAACAAATTCAACTTGAAGAAGCTAGATTTTTTAAGACTATTGAGTCAGGAATAGAGCTTTTTGAAGAAGAGTTAAAAAATACAAAAGACAAGGTGAATGTCGAAGACAGAGAGAGTACCCTGGGGTATATTTTTAGTGGTGAGGTTGCTTTTAAACTTTACGATACTTTTGGTTTTCCACTAGACCTAACAGAAGATATGCTTAAGGGTAAAAACCTAGATTTAGATTCTGCAAAATTTGAAGAGTTGATGCTTGAACAAAGAACTCGTGCAAAAGCTGCTTGGAAAGGTAGTGGAGATTCTCAAGCACATGGAGATTTTAAAGAACTTTTAGAAAAATTTGCTGAAAACACTTTTGTTGGTTATGAATTTTTAGCTCATTCTGGAGAAGTATTAGCACTCTTAGATGCACAATTTAAACATGCTGATATACTTCAAGTAGGTGAGAGCGGTTGGGTTCTTTTAGATACAACTCCATTTTATGCAGAGAGTGGTGGACAGATGGGAGATAGCGGAGAGTTAGAAGGTTTTGCTAAAGTAGAAGATACTAGAAAATTTTTCGGCTTAAATCTTTCACAAATCACTCTTAGTAAAACTCTAAAAGTTGGAGATGTAGTTGAAGCAACAGTTGATATTTCAAGAACAGAAATCATTAAACATCACTCAGCGACTCATCTTTTACATGCTATTTTATACGATGTTTTAGGTGAACATATTTCTCAAGCAGGTTCACTTGTAGAAGACAAGAGACTTAGGTTTGACTTTTCTCATCCAAAAGCTTTAACACATGAAGAGTTAGTAGAGATAGAAACAAGAGTAAATCGTGATGTTTTAAGAGCTATCCCTGCAAAAACAGAAGTTATGTGCATAGAAGATGCTAAAAAGTCAGGAGCAAAAGCTCAGTTTGGCGAGAAGTATGGCGATGAAGTTCGTGTTGTAAGTTTCTCAGATGCTTCAGTTGAGTTTTGTGGTGGTGTTCATGTTGATAATAGTGCAAATATTGGTTCATTTATCATTACAAAAGAGAGTGGAGTTTCTGCGGGTGTTAGACGCATAGAGGCTGTTGTTGGTCACGCTGCGTATGAGCATTTTTGTGAGCAAAGAGTTATGATAAAACGCGTTGAGGCTGAAGTAAAAAACCTAGATATTATGGCTGGGATTTCAAGACTAAAGTCAAACATAATAGAGTTAAAAACAGAGCTTAAAGAGTCTTTGGAAAGTGTGAAAGTTGAAATAACTTCAAATGAAGTAAACGGTGTAGCTGTTGTTGTTGAAGAACTTCCATCTGGAGATATAAAAGAAAAGATAGATGAACTTAAAAACCAAAATGAAAAACTTTGTGCAATGCTTTTTCAAGTTAAAGGGGATAAAGTTCTTATAGCTGCTGGTGTTAAAGGTGCAGATGCTAAAGCTGGAGATTGGATTAAAAAAATTGCCCCAATCCTTGGTGGTGGTGGTGGCGGTCGTCCTGACTTTGCACAAGCTGGTGGAAAAGATAAAACTAAACTTCCAGATGCAAAAACACAAGCACTTGCATACATAACAGAGGTACTTTCTTAA
- a CDS encoding flagellin, with amino-acid sequence MNVSNTNALANSSINLNSNLTKLSSGSRINSAADDASGMSIADKMSAQVRGLGQAIQNTNNAIGMVQIADGAMQEYSNILNDIRELTLKASNGIMNRSNRSIIQNEIDKLLSSANNIVNTTSYNGINILQEKGEFSFQTGANAGEEIHIDFGNASSILPSVDVLDSSKIEDSLKNIDKALESVGLIMSNLGAGQNALESNVRNISVSRINIASAESQIRDLDFAQESANFNKNKILDQTGVFALAQKNVVQANILKLFQ; translated from the coding sequence ATGAATGTTTCAAACACAAATGCCCTAGCAAACTCAAGCATAAACCTTAACTCAAACCTAACTAAACTATCTTCAGGTTCACGAATAAATAGTGCCGCAGATGATGCTTCAGGCATGTCTATTGCGGATAAAATGTCTGCTCAAGTTCGTGGTTTAGGTCAAGCAATACAAAATACTAACAATGCAATAGGTATGGTTCAAATAGCAGATGGAGCTATGCAAGAGTATTCAAATATACTCAATGACATAAGAGAATTAACACTCAAAGCATCTAATGGTATTATGAATCGTAGCAACAGAAGTATTATACAAAATGAGATAGATAAACTTCTCTCTTCTGCAAACAATATTGTAAATACAACATCATACAACGGCATAAATATACTTCAAGAAAAAGGCGAATTTTCATTTCAAACAGGTGCAAATGCTGGAGAAGAAATTCATATAGACTTTGGCAATGCCTCTTCAATCCTTCCTTCAGTAGATGTTTTAGATAGTAGTAAGATAGAAGATAGTTTAAAAAATATTGATAAAGCTTTGGAATCTGTAGGTTTAATCATGAGTAACTTAGGTGCTGGGCAAAATGCTTTAGAATCAAATGTAAGAAATATATCTGTTTCAAGAATAAACATAGCCTCAGCAGAGTCACAAATCAGAGATTTGGACTTTGCACAAGAGAGTGCAAATTTTAATAAGAACAAAATTTTAGATCAAACTGGTGTCTTTGCTCTTGCTCAAAAAAATGTAGTCCAAGCAAATATTTTAAAACTATTTCAATAG
- a CDS encoding DUF523 domain-containing protein, whose amino-acid sequence MSKKKVIISACLLGHLCRYDGRTKGIDAIVKKFKDYEIIPFCPEAQVFGTPREKISVVKLDAKHRIITDNTNKDVTQLLKDEINSFIKLYPDADAIVLKSKSPSCGYATTPIMNKEKEVVNLGNGIAAEIFLKEYTTIKIKDELNY is encoded by the coding sequence ATGAGTAAAAAAAAAGTAATCATTTCTGCTTGTTTGCTCGGGCATCTGTGTCGTTATGATGGTAGAACAAAAGGCATAGATGCCATAGTAAAAAAGTTTAAAGATTATGAAATCATTCCTTTTTGTCCAGAAGCACAAGTTTTTGGAACTCCAAGAGAGAAGATAAGTGTAGTCAAGCTAGATGCCAAACATAGAATTATTACAGATAATACGAACAAAGATGTAACGCAACTTTTAAAAGATGAAATAAACTCATTTATAAAACTTTATCCAGATGCAGATGCCATAGTTCTAAAATCTAAAAGCCCAAGTTGTGGTTATGCAACTACACCGATAATGAATAAAGAAAAAGAAGTGGTTAATCTTGGCAACGGGATTGCTGCGGAAATCTTTTTAAAAGAATATACAACTATAAAAATAAAAGACGAACTAAACTATTGA
- a CDS encoding YraN family protein — MSRAKGNIAEDKACKFLDENGFMIVERNFYSRFGEIDIIASKDEVLHFIEVKSGLDYESAIQNITPSKLRKFIKTIHVYMKKNTLDVDFSVDAIVVTPNDIEFVQNITF, encoded by the coding sequence ATGAGTAGAGCCAAAGGGAATATAGCAGAAGATAAAGCTTGTAAGTTCCTTGATGAAAATGGTTTTATGATCGTAGAGAGAAATTTCTACTCTCGTTTTGGGGAGATAGATATTATCGCATCTAAAGATGAAGTCCTCCACTTCATCGAAGTAAAAAGTGGACTCGATTATGAGTCTGCCATCCAAAATATCACCCCTTCAAAACTTCGTAAATTTATAAAAACTATTCATGTGTATATGAAAAAAAATACTCTTGATGTTGACTTTAGTGTAGATGCTATAGTCGTAACTCCTAATGATATTGAGTTTGTGCAAAATATAACTTTTTAA
- a CDS encoding PIN domain-containing protein, with the protein MVYLLDTNIIIRFLVGDHKEHLEKSIKIFKDIEKAKLQVEILDGVLMEAYFVLVKFYKLPRVEVINDLKTILSLNGVVNSNKVIIYEALNIIENKNIDFVDAMICAKSKLQGFGKLSFDKDLKKCK; encoded by the coding sequence ATGGTTTATCTTCTTGATACAAATATAATCATAAGATTTTTAGTAGGTGACCATAAAGAGCATCTAGAAAAAAGTATAAAAATTTTTAAAGATATAGAGAAAGCCAAACTTCAAGTTGAAATATTAGATGGCGTTTTGATGGAAGCTTATTTTGTTTTGGTTAAATTTTATAAATTACCAAGAGTTGAAGTAATAAATGATTTAAAAACTATATTAAGTTTGAATGGTGTAGTCAATAGCAATAAAGTCATAATATATGAGGCCTTAAACATCATTGAAAATAAAAATATAGACTTTGTAGATGCTATGATATGTGCAAAAAGTAAATTACAAGGGTTTGGAAAATTGAGTTTTGATAAAGATTTAAAAAAATGCAAATAA
- a CDS encoding NYN domain-containing protein: MTANKKIALFIDCENISHKHIEVIIEELASYGEVNIRKAYGDWTNPSLNGWNDKLFDYSLEPIHQPPYTTTKNASDIKMTVDIMKVLCQNNSIDYVALATSDSDFTPLITEIKSQGIQVIGFGEEKTSNVLQKACSEFIEVGVKIESNNLEKNKKLINILLNAVRHKKGDDDFAYVAEVGTYLKNQNSSNANKYGFKTWGEIFKNLSSVFEINMLEKNGKRSIMVVKII; this comes from the coding sequence ATGACTGCAAACAAAAAAATAGCACTTTTTATAGATTGTGAAAATATAAGTCACAAACATATAGAAGTAATAATAGAAGAGTTGGCTAGTTATGGTGAAGTGAATATTCGTAAAGCTTATGGGGATTGGACAAACCCTTCTTTGAATGGTTGGAATGATAAATTATTTGATTATTCACTCGAGCCTATTCATCAACCTCCATATACAACAACTAAAAATGCATCTGATATTAAAATGACTGTTGATATTATGAAAGTATTGTGTCAAAATAATAGTATAGATTATGTTGCATTAGCTACTAGCGATAGTGACTTTACACCACTTATTACAGAAATAAAATCTCAAGGTATCCAAGTTATTGGGTTTGGAGAGGAAAAAACAAGTAATGTTTTACAAAAGGCTTGTAGTGAATTTATAGAAGTTGGTGTAAAAATAGAAAGTAATAATCTAGAAAAAAATAAGAAGTTGATAAATATACTTCTAAATGCAGTTCGTCATAAAAAAGGGGATGATGATTTTGCCTATGTAGCAGAAGTTGGCACATATCTGAAAAATCAAAATTCTTCTAATGCAAATAAGTATGGTTTTAAAACATGGGGTGAAATTTTTAAAAATCTTAGTAGTGTTTTTGAGATTAATATGCTAGAAAAGAATGGAAAGAGAAGTATAATGGTTGTAAAAATAATATAA
- a CDS encoding HigA family addiction module antitoxin produces MPSRKMYNPPHPGKFIKEVYLDELGISEREVALKLKVAPSTLNRLIKGQTNLSPEMALRLSITLGRTPESWLLMQDNYSLWLAKKELNLDNVEKLLVCA; encoded by the coding sequence ATGCCGAGTCGTAAAATGTATAACCCACCACACCCAGGCAAATTTATAAAAGAGGTCTATTTAGATGAATTGGGTATAAGTGAAAGAGAAGTTGCACTTAAATTAAAAGTTGCACCATCAACTTTAAATCGTTTAATAAAGGGACAAACAAACCTAAGTCCAGAGATGGCATTGCGTTTGTCTATTACTCTTGGAAGAACTCCAGAAAGCTGGCTTTTGATGCAAGATAATTATAGTTTATGGCTCGCAAAAAAAGAACTAAATTTAGATAATGTAGAAAAACTTTTGGTTTGTGCTTAA
- a CDS encoding type II toxin-antitoxin system RelE/ParE family toxin: MIKSFIHKGLQKFYENGMTKGVQSEHIKKIKMRLLALDTALIIEDLALPGFNLHKLKGNRAEIYSIKVSGNWRITFRFEDGDVEIVNYEDYH; encoded by the coding sequence ATGATTAAATCATTTATACACAAAGGACTTCAAAAGTTCTATGAAAATGGTATGACAAAAGGCGTTCAGTCTGAGCATATTAAAAAAATTAAGATGCGATTACTTGCTTTAGACACAGCACTAATTATTGAAGATTTAGCATTACCAGGTTTTAATCTTCATAAATTAAAAGGCAATAGAGCAGAAATATATTCTATAAAAGTAAGTGGAAACTGGAGAATTACATTTCGTTTTGAAGATGGAGATGTAGAGATTGTTAATTATGAGGATTATCACTAA
- a CDS encoding molybdopterin oxidoreductase family protein has protein sequence MDNIKTIDSVCTYCGVGCDIAANVNTDTNKIEKIFAHADGVVSQGKLCIKGKYGYDFVDAPDRLRIPRIKKSFLEKNPAIKNVIGSKLVDYNDEWYECDLESATTATTLKLKEIQEKYGRKSVCSIGGARTSCESSYLFQKFTRHTLNSPHVDNCARVCHSPSLSGMRRTIGEGAATNPYNDIYNTEFMIVIGSNTTEAHPIIANRILDVARKDDNLAVFDVREIKLHRTAKYKAIIPHEANLLVLNMLAYVIIDEELYSEDFIENRTNGFEEFKESIMNDPFANPEYFNEIEGYEYLCKMIRKVAREYALKKSMIFWGLGITEHLDGSYAVMAITHLSLMTGNIGKQGAGLMPLRGQNNVQGTCDMGMLPYYAPDYQEPKEVGLMTPQLVDGMLQGSIKAILNIGEDLTHIHPNLNKIDRALEKVELIMVQELFMTDVAKRADIVIGVKSAYEKTGVYVNAMRRLHLSQPLVKCDLPDDWEVLQMLDNKMGGAYNYKNSNEIWDEVREVAYRRFSGASYLRLERHRKRGLQWPVHTEDTPILHQLDFRTEDGLGQFLYKQYKLRGMIQEITTNTLTGYHLTTGRTLAQYNNASQSSRTHSLNKRYSEDVLLVNEDDAADFTAQRVILKTEFGQTTPLTIKLTKKIQPKTLFVTFHHAKSKINALFGDKCDELIMTAAFKSVKVEVINCI, from the coding sequence ATGGATAATATTAAAACAATAGATAGTGTATGTACTTACTGTGGTGTTGGCTGTGATATAGCAGCGAATGTTAATACTGATACTAACAAGATTGAGAAAATATTTGCTCATGCAGATGGAGTTGTTTCTCAAGGTAAGCTTTGTATAAAAGGCAAGTATGGCTATGATTTTGTAGATGCTCCTGATAGACTTAGAATTCCAAGAATTAAAAAAAGTTTTTTAGAGAAAAATCCAGCAATAAAAAATGTAATCGGTTCAAAACTTGTTGATTACAATGATGAATGGTATGAGTGTGATTTAGAATCAGCTACAACGGCAACAACACTCAAACTAAAAGAGATACAAGAGAAATATGGTAGAAAATCTGTTTGTTCTATTGGTGGGGCTAGAACTTCTTGTGAAAGTTCATACCTTTTTCAAAAATTTACTCGCCATACTTTGAACTCTCCTCATGTTGATAACTGTGCAAGAGTTTGTCACTCTCCTTCTCTTAGTGGTATGAGAAGAACTATAGGAGAAGGTGCTGCTACAAATCCTTATAACGATATCTATAACACAGAGTTTATGATTGTTATAGGTTCAAACACAACAGAAGCTCACCCAATCATAGCAAATCGTATCCTTGATGTAGCTAGAAAAGATGATAATTTAGCTGTTTTTGATGTTAGAGAAATCAAGCTTCATAGAACAGCAAAATACAAAGCAATTATCCCTCATGAAGCTAACCTCCTTGTTTTAAATATGTTAGCTTATGTTATTATTGACGAAGAGTTATACAGTGAAGATTTTATAGAAAATAGAACAAATGGTTTTGAAGAGTTTAAAGAAAGTATTATGAATGATCCTTTTGCAAACCCTGAGTATTTTAATGAAATAGAAGGTTATGAATACCTTTGTAAAATGATAAGAAAAGTTGCACGGGAATATGCACTTAAAAAATCAATGATTTTTTGGGGCTTAGGTATTACTGAGCATCTAGACGGTTCTTATGCTGTTATGGCTATCACACATCTTTCCCTGATGACAGGAAATATTGGAAAACAAGGAGCAGGTCTTATGCCTCTTCGTGGTCAAAATAATGTTCAAGGAACCTGTGATATGGGAATGCTTCCTTATTATGCACCTGATTATCAAGAGCCAAAAGAAGTTGGTTTGATGACTCCTCAACTAGTTGATGGGATGCTTCAAGGTAGCATAAAAGCTATTTTAAATATTGGAGAAGATTTAACTCATATACATCCAAATCTAAATAAAATAGATAGAGCTTTAGAAAAAGTAGAACTCATTATGGTTCAAGAACTTTTTATGACAGATGTTGCTAAACGAGCAGATATAGTTATTGGTGTAAAATCAGCTTATGAGAAAACTGGTGTTTATGTAAATGCTATGCGTCGCTTGCATCTAAGCCAACCACTTGTTAAATGTGACCTTCCTGATGACTGGGAAGTTTTACAGATGCTAGATAACAAGATGGGTGGAGCATATAACTACAAAAACTCAAATGAGATTTGGGATGAAGTAAGAGAAGTTGCATATCGTCGTTTTAGTGGTGCTTCATATCTCAGACTAGAGCGACATAGAAAACGAGGTTTACAGTGGCCTGTACATACAGAAGATACACCTATACTTCATCAGTTAGATTTTAGAACAGAAGATGGGCTAGGTCAATTTTTATATAAACAGTATAAACTTCGTGGAATGATACAAGAGATAACTACAAACACGCTAACAGGTTATCACCTAACAACAGGAAGAACACTGGCTCAGTATAATAATGCTTCTCAAAGTTCAAGAACACATAGTTTAAATAAAAGATATAGTGAAGATGTTTTACTTGTAAATGAAGATGATGCAGCTGATTTTACGGCACAAAGAGTTATCTTAAAAACAGAGTTTGGACAAACAACCCCACTAACAATAAAACTAACAAAAAAGATACAACCAAAGACACTATTCGTAACCTTTCACCACGCAAAATCAAAAATAAATGCCCTCTTTGGAGATAAGTGTGATGAACTCATAATGACTGCTGCATTTAAATCTGTTAAGGTTGAGGTTATTAACTGTATATAA